TCCCAAGGCACGCACAGACACCTACCACAGGTCACTTTGCCTTCTGAGGTAGGCCCGGCtggctcctgctgctgctggggggTGGCTGGACCTCCTCTCTGCCGCCGTCTGGCGCCACCACTGGGACGGCCCCGACTCCGCCGCTGCCGTTTAGTTGGGGGAGAACCTGAGGAGAGAAAGATGGTGTAGGTTGAAGACCAGATGATGGGTGGAGCACCAAGGTGGGTGCCCAAGGAAGCGCTCAAGGCTGTACTCCACGCTGTCAGACCCTGGGTGAGCCCCTCTGCTTCCTGGGCCGTAAGATGGCTAATAAGTACAAGTTAGCATCATCTGGAAGGACAGACGAGCACACCCCACCACCTGGCAGTCCCACTCTCAGGTGTGACCCCAGAGAAACCCTGACTACTCACCCCAGGAAACAGGCAGGACACCAGTAGCTGGAGCTCTGTTTATAGTTCCTGACCACATAAACCTGAAGACAATGTAAATGTCTGGCAAAAAGTACACGGAGTAATTTCCACAAAAGACTGCTTAGTGAACTAaagcaagtgaaaaacaaatatctacaGTTTGCTATGTTTTGtataaaaaaggagaggaaacaagAATATATACATTGTTTGCTATTTTTGCAAGATGAAACACTGTAAGGCTATGTTAGAAGTGAATGAAACTGATTATCTattgggaaggagagaaatacCAACGGAAATGATACTTCTAAGAACATCTTTTTTACATACTTTAGTTTTGACTTTGGAATCATGTAACTGTTTTACAACATACTCAAAAATTtaacaagagacaaaagaaacaaaccataaaattaaacacaaacagaaacaaatggatctagctatatataaaatcagtaacaagaagcagaaaaaagaaggGTCTTAAGTAACTAGGAAGAACATTCTGACTGTAAACTCTCAGTAGGATATACTCTGAAAACAATTAGAACCACAAAAATATCTTATGTTTCATTCAGTAGACACAGCAGTGGTACTGACATTATAAATTTGAAGCTATTTCATTATTGttgtaaaataaagcaaaataagtcCATGTCTTAATGTTACCAAGAACCAAGATTTTCAGTGTAAGACAAAAAAGTCCTCGTaggactactgagcccatgtgccgcaactactgaagcccgcgcaccctagagacaggctctgcaacaaagagaagccgccgcaacgagaagcccgcataccacacgaagagtagcccccgctagccgcaactagagaaagcccacacgcagcaacaaagacccaatgcagccaaaaataaattaattaaaaaaaaaagtccttgtagggaattccctggtggtacagtggttacaACCTCACAGTTTCACCgctgagggcgcaggttcaatccctggtcagggaactaacatccctgcaagcagcacagccaaaaaaaaaaaaaatccttataatGTTATGTTTGAATTGAAAATGCtaatgtgaactttttttttttttttttttgcggtacgcgggcctctcactgttgtggcctctcccgttgcggagcacaggctccggacgcgcaggcccagcggccatggctcacgggcccagccgctccgcggcatgtgggatcttcccggaccggggcacgaacccgtgtcccctgcatcggcaggcggactctcaaccactgcgccaccagggaagcccctaatatgAACTTTTATGAAAAGCAATTTCTAGTTCTGTTCACTGTAAGCGCCTAAAAACAATGCGCACACTCAGCACCCGGATCTTGGTCTCCAAATACCGCTGCCTCTAAGAGAAACCAGGCTTCTGGAAACAGCGgattccagggctggggaagggaaaaCACAAGTGAATCCTGGACACCTTGCAGTCCATCTTGCAGTCCTACAAAGCAGGAAGCACCCAAAGAATGATGGAGACacatcaaaaggacacaggatgTAGCCAATTTGAACATCAGGAAGAATAACTAATTGATtataacagtaaataaataagaatatatgagTCTATGGTGACACCCCTCACTaagtaaaaagagagagggagggatggaggggaagaaaaaagtaaaactcctCTTGAGGAAATGCCAGCTAATAGACATAGCAGAGAATTAGAAAACCACCATTTCATGAACACCAGTATAGCAACTGGTTCAGGCAGAGATCACCAATGGCTGCTAAACCCACTGGGGATGCTGTTGGTGAACACGACGTGCCAAAGTGTCATCTCACAGATTATTTACTAAccacaaggggaaaaaatatctcTGTACGAAGGACAAATAcagcagacaccaccttaaccaagtgatcgaACTTGCTCACTCACAACAGGAAAACCAGGCCTCCTGATGTGCTCTAATGCGAAGACCACGGCATCAACCAAGGAGCATACCAGCCAAAAACACGTAACCTGAATCTAACCAACTCTCCAAACCCGATTCCCAAACTACAGGGGACAGACGGATAAGTTAAATGATACCATCAGGAAATTATCAGGCATATCCGGAAACAAACAGGACATTGTACAAAACAAGTGGCCTGGTCAATgtcatggggggaaaaaagaaaaaggtacggggtagtgggggggggggtttccATAGTAAGAGATTAAGGAGACTAATAACTGAATGTACAGCAACACAACTATGAGTGGATCCTGAAAGTGCAGACAATATTGAGAAGATCTGAAAATGGACCATTAGGATAACAGAGAATAAGTATTTATGTCCTTTCTTAGGTATGACAGTAGTCTTGAAGTGGTTTCAGACAATCTTCTGATTCTCAGGAGATGCCTGCCAATTTCAGGGTAAAGTGTCCTGATGCCTGTAATTTACTTTCAAAGagttcaacaaaaagaaaacagaattagggacttccttggtggtccagtggttgagaatccaccttccaatgcaggggacgcaggtccgatccctggtcggggaactaaaatctcacatgccacggggcaattGAGCCCGCaagtgcctcaactagagagaagcctgcacactgcaacgaaaaaTCCCAAGTGCCGAAACTAAgatccgatgcagccaaaaacaaacgaataaatatttaaaaaaaagaaaaaacagaattacacatacatgcacataaaGCAAACCtggcaaaatgttaaaattacTGAGTCTACGTGGAAGTTACAaacacattcactgcactcatcTTTCCACTTCTCGGTGTATTTGAAATACGTTTGAATGattaaaaacttggaaaaaaaaaaaaaaaacttgggggaggggaggagagtggaTAAATTAATTGCCATGGCAATTAAACAAAACCAATTAGAAACCcaacatgaataaatctcagAAACATGTCCAACaaagacagccatgtgaagaaTGACACCCATGATGTGGTGCCATTTAAATGACATATAAAACCACAAGAAACAATTCCATAAGTTGTTTCTAGACACGTGCTTTTGCaacaacaaacacaaacacaaagcaaaaatgaGACAGAATCACCCCCACGGGCTCCTTCCTTGATGGGTCAGGATGGGGTAGGTTCATCAGGGttcagaagggagagagagagactgctgGCGCGCCCACAGGGCTGGGCTCACCTGTCTCCCACTGACCCTGCTCAACATCTGAAGAACTCCTTGACTGCTGACTGCGACGGCAGCCGCCCTCGGTCCTCTTTGAAGAAGAGCTGGACGTGCCATAGCTGGAGCGTTCTGGAGACACTGTGGGgagagaagaatggaaagaagTATTCAAAGCCTGCGACTtctcccaggcccagcctccaattcccaccccctcacccccaccccagaagaAAACCTGCTCCACAGGGTGCCTGAGTTCCCCAGAACTCAAAGCCCAGATACCCACTCCCTCTCAAACACCTGCAGCCCAGTAATTGTTCGGTGCCTCCCAGGGTAAAACACTCATCACCTTCTGGGGCCACCCAATCCATGTCTACAGCAGCTCCAACTGTCAGTTATCCTGTAAGCTGAGTTATGGTCAGGATTCCTGCAATGCTGGCTGCCCCCATCCGTCAACTGCCCCCGGCTCTCCCTGAGGCCCCAAAGAGTAAGCAGGCCTCTGCAGGGTCCCCAGATCTTCTCTTCCAGAGCCTGACCTCCAgacatatttttccaaaaatgctGTCAGTTCTGCACAAGGGATGCCTTTCTCCTGGTTACCCAAATCCCATGGGCTTACCCTGGGCAGGAAAGCTCACAAAACCCCTCCCTAAACTAGCCACAGCACCTCTAGTAATCCCGCCAAGGGCTCAAAAGCACAAACCCTATGCACACAAGGGGCTCTTCACCTTCTCAGGACTGCTGTCCTATAGGAGCACTTCCCTTACAAGGATTAAGGGCACCAACTCTGGAGACAAACCAGCAAGGTTTAAATCCTAGCtcccactttctagctgtgttaTCTGCAAGCTCCTATGTGGCATGGCTTCTCACCTACCTCTGTGCCCTTACTTTGACCTCTGCTCCTGCCACAGTGGCCTCTGATAATGCCAAACTCAGTCCTACCTCAGGACTTAAAAGCTTgtctttccctctgcctggaatttccTACTCTGAGATCTATGCACCAGGGTGGCAGTGCAGCCTCAGTTCAAATGCCTCCTTCTCAGAAAGGTCTTGACTGGttatggaatcttttttttttttttgctgtacgcgggcctctcaccgccacgGCCCCTCCCgcctcggagcacaggctccggacacgcaggcccagccaccccgcggcatgcgggaccctcccggaccggggcacgaacccgcgtcccccgcatcggcaggcgcactcccaaccactgcaccaccagggaagccctggttatggAATCTTAACCTCCTTTCACTCTGAAGCATTCCACTCcctactttctctctctgctccattACTCTGTTTCAGTCCTTCCATAACCACGTCTAAAAGTAAATCGTTCAAATAAAGTCATCTTCatatacagaataaaaaaaagtaaatcgtTCACCTGTCTTATAGTCTTGATACTCCTCCCAAATGTTTGTTCCTCATGGAACACTTTGTCAGTCCCGTCAAGCTGTATCTCCTGTTCCCTATTCCCCGGGCACACAGGATTCAGCTGTTTTATGTGGGCAATCTGCCTAAATTCTCCAACCTACTGCTTTCCCTGTACAGTGGGGACGATGACAGGACTTCCTCTTAGGATTACCGGGAGGATATAGGATGATAGTACATATGAAGAAGGGCTTACTGCTGTGCCCGGCAAGAAGTAAGCCCTCTGTAAACAGACACTACAAACATCACTATTGATGTAGCCAAATCCCAAAGGCTCACTCCTCCCAATGCCAtgcctcctccctcttgtgtttctcactgaTACTCTGGGAGGAGGAAAAGAGTGCGATGGGACACGTACTGAGATGGCACTCTCCATATCAGACACCGTGGAGGCCCAGCAAAAGCAAGGCCCTCTCCCCACCGGAAGTCTGTCACCCTCCCATTCCACGATACCTGGCCAGCGCCTCTTGCGCGCCAGGTGTGGCAGCAAGTCGTGACGGGATAGCACGCGCAGGAGTTGCCCCAGCAGCCTCAAGTTGCTCTCATCGCACTGCCCGCGGCGCTCCAGCTCCAGCAGCAGCTCCAGGCCGCTGCGGGCGCGGGCCAGGCCGCCGGCGGCGCCGGGGACCTCGTCCAGCAGGAAGGTTAGCAGCTCCAACTCGCACTCGGTCAGTTGCCCGCCCACCACCTCGAACATACGGTGAAGCGACAGCATCCCGTAGTAGTCCAGGCACTCATCCTCCTCCCAGCTCGGGGCCGGGGTCGACCCGGACAGCGCCATACCCGGGGGAGAGGGGCGGAAAAAGCTCAGAACCAGGGCCTAGAACACACACagcggggagggggcagtggtCAGCGACGCGGAGGCCCGGACCTCACCCCCGCCAGTGCGTCTCCCCTTCCGAGTGCCGCCGGGCAGGGCCACCCTCACATCCCAGCCGTTTTAGCCTCCCCCTTCTCCCGCAAGAGAATGGTATCGCCCGAGGTCCCCTAGTAACAGGTCCAGACGCCAGACCCCTCTTGTCCTCCGGCCAGTCGGGCAGGCCCAGCCCGAATGCCCCTACCCAGGTGGTATGTTCCGAACAGGCCTCCCACCCGACTAAATGACTCGGTTCGAACAAGCCTGGGGGCCCAACGCGGGCCACCCCGCCAATTGCCCTTTGACTATGGGTACTACTGTCCAGACATGTTCCTTGGCTGCGTCCAGAGGTACTGTCCGACCAGCCCCACAGCTCCACCTAAGTGGTACAGTCCGAAAGTGACCCTCTGCCCCCTACAATGGGACCGACCAAAGCAGCCCTTCGCTCCACACAGGTGGCGCTGTACGAATCCGACCCCCTCGCCCTGTAAGGGTGGTACCGccctctccccagcacccagGTGGTCCGGTCTACCCGCCACCAGTAGCTTGTAGgcctctccacatcctcaccgaaTTCCGGCGCCTCACGACTCCTGGGCGACGGCCGCGGCCACTTGTTTTGTATCTTTCTGGCACCTTCTCTATTATTACGCCTGCGTCACCtcgctcctcccccttcccccaactcGCGCAGGTGCGACCGCCACGCCCCTTAAGCGCAAGCGCAGAGAGAGGCTTCCAAGCCCCTCCCTCCGGGCCCGCCCCCAACCGTAACGTCCGGCCGCCCTGTACTGCGCCTGCGCAGAGCGAGAGCGGTTCCGCGTCTGGGCTGGATCTGGTACCGTTTTGCCGGATAGCTTCTGCCGGTGACATAAGTTTCAGGGTCCTTCGTGCCCTCACGACCTGTTGAAACTACTTATGTCACGGACTACAGCCCCCTCCTTATCACGGCCTAGACGCTCACATTACCACTGCTCCCAGCTACCCATGGCAAAGGACCACAATCACGACCGTACTGGCTCCGAGTAGCACCCAGGTCCCTTATGATCCGGACTTGGACTCCCCTCCGTTAGACTGCCCCTTACTTCTTTTGGAGACCTACATCCCATCTGTGCCATCTCATGATCTCGACTGCAATCCCTCCTCATCCAACAGAAATCCCCCATCTATAAGTTCCTTCCCCAATCAAGACCAAGACTCCCTCATCTCATCTTAGGAATCAATACCTCCTTCCTGATTACAATAGGCCCCTCCATCTCCACTGTGCACCTCCTGATGGCGTCCATCAGGACTCCCCCATTACACTCAGACTCACCCCTCAAGGAACTCTTAACGCCCCCCCCATAACCCCTTCCAATCTCTGCCCTCCAAGGTCACGGGGACTCCCAATAGCCCCTCTTTAAGCTGCACCTGCCAGTTTCACTCTGGCAAGAGCAGGTCTCTATCAGGAGATTTGGCATCAAGGCTGCATGTCTGAGCACCGCCACCCTGCCCCCCTCTTACGTGACTCAAGGTCAGAGCCCGCTCGTGCCTTGAGACAAGGCCTCTCCCCGGACCTGTTCCCACCCCCGGAATTATCACCCCTTGGGAGGTGGAAGGCCTGGGTCGTGCCTGGCACTGGCTCAGCACTAGCTCTGCTTGGGCTGAGGCAGTGACCTCCGAagagtcccttcccctctccctgatGGCAGTTGTCACCTATTGAAACCCAATCCTGGGCCGGACACACAGTAGGCGCCCAATAAGTGAATATCATTAAATCAACCAAAGAGGGTGAGGAAAGGGAAAGCAATTTTACAAACAGGGAAGGACTATCTACGTCCATGTTAGATAAGTTAAAGTGAGCATCCACGGTGTATCAGGCCCTGTGCTGATTGCTTTTACCTGTTTGATTTCATCCAATCCCCTCAACAGCCTTTGAGGTGGATGTGATTCAAGCCCATTTTACATAGGAGtaaaagtgaggcccagagaggggaagtacCCCAAGTATGCTTGACTCCAAAGCTGTGCTCTCAGAGATGCTCTGTGTCTTTAGCTATGAAATGACAGTTCTGTCAAGGTCTCCCGCCACCCAGTCCACTCCATGATCCTTGCTTTCCAGTGATGTTCACTTATCTCCACTTAACTTTCAGACTTGGCGGAGGAGCGGCCCGGGAGAACTGCGCAGGCGCTTCTCCGAGCCCGGAGCCCCGCCCACAGGGCACAGTTGTGTGCGTGGAGAAACTCGCCGAGCCCCGCCTAATCGTCCATACGCAGGCGCAGGAGCGCGTGCCCTCCGCTTTCGGCTCTGATTGGCCGCCGCGGGTAAGGGCAGCGCCCAATGGGAGGCGTGGATAGTGAGGGGGTCCCACACGCCTGGAGCGGAGGGTCTGTGTCAAGAGCGGCGGGGCTGCAGGAGGCGAGAGAGACGGGTGAGGGCGCCGCGGGGCGGGCCGGGGAAGAGAGAGCTGGGCTTACGGAGAGGGCGGAGGGAGAACGAGGGGGACTCCGGGGGTCGAGGAGCTTTGGGGCCTGCGCTAGGGCGGGAGCGACGCGGCGTGGAAAGAGAGTGCGGCTTCCTCTGTGCCCTGGACCGTTGATAGAGCGCCTGAGGTGTGCAGGACTCTACGCTCGAGCTCGCCCGGCCCCCACCGTTTGCAGGGAGCTCTCAGGTTGCGTAGTTGATACGTCTGGTCAGAGAAAAGGGATGTGTCTCAGGAAAGTTGAACTTCCAGGGCCCTGGTGGGTTCTTTCCTGGAAGGACTTTTATTGGTCTACTGTATAACAAAAACCCATCCGTTCCCCCAATAATTCACAATCCAGGATTGGGAAATGGGGAATGCAGACTAGGAAAGTCCAAATACCATGTCCTTCGGGCCATTTTCTAGACATTTACTGGGTGCCTATTTTGTGTAAGCCTTGCACCAGGCACTGGGCCTCGCTGGAGGAGAGTTCTCTGTTGGGAGTGGTGCTGTAAACGATGCAAAGCTGAACTGTCAGGCCCCTGGTTGACTGTTTCCAGGAAGGTCCGTTATTGAATGGCTTTTGTGTGCCAGGGCCTGAGCAACTCAAAAATTAGTGAGGGAGTTGGAAAGTTTAGCTCTTGGGCTTTCAGTGAATCATTTACTTAAGGAGCATTTACTGGAAAGCAGCTGATAGcagggccctgtgctgggccTTGTTATTGTGGGAATTCACAGTCTAATAGGAGGGCTGGTCTGGTGGGAAAAGTGGAATGTGCACAAGGACAGTTAAACTCTCGGGGCCCCACATCCTGGAGGGAGCATAATGCATTCACCGAATCTCCTCAGTGCTTATTATGGTGAGACCTCTGGGAGCTAGCTACACATGAGCAACTTTTGTGTGCAGAGCTGGAAGCCGAACTCCACCTGCCCTCTGGCACTAACAGATGAGTTGAAGAAGAGATGGAGGTGGTGGGGATTATATTTGGAACATTACTGCTTAGGCCTGCATGGGCGGCAGTCATTTGCTGTAGGGACTCTGAGGCCCTGTTGCGTGAAGGGGCCTGCGTTAGGTTGAGCCCACACCTGTAGAGGGAGAGATGGGGCACGTAGAGGGAAGTTCAAAAGTTAAAATCCCTGTCCTTGGTCAGTGGCTTTGTTGGTGACAGCAGCCCCTACAATAAATCAGACCTGCCCTGCCGGCAGGCTCAGTCTGGTGAGAGGAGCACAGACTCTATCCCAAGTTCATGATATTTGCTATGATGGAGGTGGCACAGTATACTGTAAGAACCCCAAGGAGGAGGGAGTGGCCACCACCCTGTGGATGTAGAGTTTgctagaaaagaagagagaacttCGTTGGCAGAAGGAATAGCAGGCAGCATCAAAGACTTAGGGTTCAAAAACAACATTTCTGGAGAATTACAAGTAACGGTTCTATCTAAGCTTTACAAAGTACCAGGGACTTTGTGGTCAGTACTACTTTtagtccatttcacagatgagaatgCAGTCTCTGAGAGATGAAGTAAGTGGTGGAGCTCAGATTCAACCCAAGGGTAGTCTtatccagagcctatgctcttaaATACCTTGCTGCATCTCCCTGTGTACAAGTAGATAGAGGAAAGACGCTGCACAGAGAGGAAACTGCACAGGCCAAGGCCAAGAGACCCCAAAAGACACATTCTGTTCTTGCAAAGGCTGTGACCAGCCCTCTGGGTAAGGAGGGTGGCATCAGAGGCCAGACTGAGAAGGGCTGTCTCTCTTCTGCAGATACCTGGCTGCCATGGGGTGCAGTTCAGCTACAGGGTCACAGGCTCACTGAAGACTGAGATATAAATATTGGATCCAGACTTGCTGATTGTTAGAGGCTGGTGAGTGATGGGATGGGCAAGGGAACTCCTGAGACATCCCCCCTCCCCTTGAGTTCCTGGTCTCACTAGGCACTCCCTTCTTTCTCCAGGTACTGCCTTTCGCACAATGGCAGAGGTGGTGGCCGAGGCAGCTGAAGTGGCTGAGATGCCAACACAGATGTC
Above is a window of Phocoena sinus isolate mPhoSin1 chromosome 19, mPhoSin1.pri, whole genome shotgun sequence DNA encoding:
- the DEDD2 gene encoding DNA-binding death effector domain-containing protein 2 isoform X2; amino-acid sequence: MALSGSTPAPSWEEDECLDYYGMLSLHRMFEVVGGQLTECELELLTFLLDEVPGAAGGLARARSGLELLLELERRGQCDESNLRLLGQLLRVLSRHDLLPHLARKRRWPVSPERSSYGTSSSSSKRTEGGCRRSQQSRSSSDVEQGSPPTKRQRRSRGRPSGGARRRQRGGPATPQQQQEPAGPTSEGKVTCDIRLRVRAEYCEHGPALEQGVASRRPQALARQLDVFGQATAVLRSRDLGSVVCDIKFSELSYLDAFWGDYLSGALLQALRGVFLTEALREAVGREAVRLLVSVDEADYEAGRRRLLLMEEEGGRPA
- the DEDD2 gene encoding DNA-binding death effector domain-containing protein 2 isoform X1, encoding MALSGSTPAPSWEEDECLDYYGMLSLHRMFEVVGGQLTECELELLTFLLDEVPGAAGGLARARSGLELLLELERRGQCDESNLRLLGQLLRVLSRHDLLPHLARKRRWPVSPERSSYGTSSSSSKRTEGGCRRSQQSRSSSDVEQGQWETGSPPTKRQRRSRGRPSGGARRRQRGGPATPQQQQEPAGPTSEGKVTCDIRLRVRAEYCEHGPALEQGVASRRPQALARQLDVFGQATAVLRSRDLGSVVCDIKFSELSYLDAFWGDYLSGALLQALRGVFLTEALREAVGREAVRLLVSVDEADYEAGRRRLLLMEEEGGRPA